One window of Ziziphus jujuba cultivar Dongzao chromosome 5, ASM3175591v1 genomic DNA carries:
- the LOC107435850 gene encoding protein SPA, chloroplastic has protein sequence MSVAPWLPRLRSSFLCCPLKHSTASSSLGVSHKFARNQRSPPSYPCIRALDLDQNTIVAISVGLVSVAVGIGIPAFYETQIDNAAKRENTQPCFPCSGSGAQKCRFCMGTGSVTVELGGDEKEVSRCINCDGVGSFTCTTCQGSGIQPRYLDRREFKDDD, from the exons atgtcAGTAGCGCCCTGGCTTCCCCGCCTGCGTTCTTCCTTCCTTTGTTGCCCTCTAAAGCATTCTACTGCGTCTTCTTCTCTCGGCGTCTCCCACAAATTTGCAAGAAATCAACGGTCACCACCATCTTATCCATGCATTAGAGCTCTGGATCTTGATCAAAACACG ATAGTAGCAATCTCTGTTGGGCTCGTCAGCGTTGCAGTTGGGATTGGCATTCCAGCGTTTTATGAAACCCAGATTGACAATGCT GCGAAGCGAGAGAATACTCAGCCATGTTTCCCATGCAGTGGATCAGGCGCTC AGAAATGCAGATTTTGCATGGGAACTGGTTCTGTTACTGTAGAACTTGGTGGGGATGAGAAAGAAGTATCTCGATGCATCAATTGTGATGGTGTTGGTTCGTTCACTTGCACCACGTGTCAAGGTTCTGGAATTCAGCCTCGGTACCTTGATCGTAG GGAATTCAAAGACGATGACTGA